The Actinomadura sp. WMMB 499 genome includes a window with the following:
- a CDS encoding AIM24 family protein has product MRSQFFGNMDQGQQLPGHFTLQNSKMLRIHLNGDVLARQGSMVAFQGQMEFDYEGSGGMGKFLKKAITGEGVPTMRVRGQGLLFVANDADDIHLFYLENEGLTVNGANILAYDSHLQSDIQRVQGAGIAAGGLFNTTLQGTGWVALTTHGTPVMLDCGRAPTFVDGQSAVAWSTSLQVGVNKTFKAGALIGRGSGEAMQLAYQGQGFVLVQASEGPTVPQHTH; this is encoded by the coding sequence ATGCGCAGCCAGTTCTTCGGGAACATGGACCAGGGACAGCAGCTCCCCGGCCACTTCACCCTCCAGAACTCCAAGATGCTCCGGATCCACCTCAACGGCGACGTCCTGGCCCGGCAGGGCTCCATGGTCGCCTTCCAGGGGCAGATGGAGTTCGACTACGAGGGCTCCGGCGGCATGGGCAAGTTCCTCAAGAAGGCCATCACCGGCGAGGGCGTGCCCACGATGCGCGTACGCGGCCAGGGCCTGCTGTTCGTGGCCAACGACGCCGACGACATCCACCTCTTCTACCTGGAGAACGAGGGCCTCACCGTCAACGGCGCGAACATCCTCGCCTACGACTCGCACCTGCAGTCCGACATCCAGCGTGTGCAGGGCGCGGGCATCGCCGCCGGCGGCCTGTTCAACACCACCCTCCAGGGCACCGGCTGGGTCGCCCTCACCACCCACGGCACCCCGGTCATGCTCGACTGCGGCCGCGCGCCCACCTTCGTCGACGGCCAGTCCGCCGTCGCGTGGAGCACCAGCCTCCAGGTCGGGGTCAACAAGACCTTCAAGGCCGGCGCCCTCATCGGCCGCGGCAGCGGCGAGGCCATGCAGCTCGCCTACCAGGGCCAGGGCTTCGTCCTCGTCCAGGCCAGCGAAGGCCCCACGGTCCCCCAGCACACGCACTAG
- a CDS encoding zinc-binding dehydrogenase translates to MFAVTATKTDADDPLAGLTVGERPEPAVPDGWTTVTVRAAALNHHDLWSLKGVGLPADRLPMILGCDASGIDEDGNEVIVHAVIGDPDRGGGDETLDPGRSLLSEVYPGTLAEKVAVPRRNLVPKPAELSFEEAACLPTAWLTAYRMLFDKAGLEPGGSVLVQGAGGGVASAAIALASAAGLRVYATSRSEDKRRRAEELGADAALESGARPPERVDAVIETVGQATWSHSLKSLRTGGRVVVSGATSGQVAPAELNRVFFMQLQVIGSMMGTRDQLERLARFLVKTGVRPSIDRVLPLRDARAGFAAMAGGDLFGKIVFTP, encoded by the coding sequence ATGTTCGCTGTCACCGCCACCAAGACCGACGCAGACGACCCGCTGGCCGGGCTGACGGTGGGGGAGCGCCCCGAACCCGCCGTGCCGGACGGCTGGACGACCGTCACCGTCCGGGCCGCGGCCCTCAACCACCACGACCTGTGGTCGCTCAAGGGCGTCGGGCTGCCCGCCGACCGGCTCCCCATGATCCTCGGCTGCGACGCGTCCGGGATCGACGAGGACGGCAACGAAGTGATCGTCCACGCGGTGATCGGCGACCCGGACCGGGGCGGCGGCGACGAGACGCTCGACCCCGGGCGCTCCCTGCTGTCCGAGGTGTACCCGGGCACGCTCGCCGAGAAGGTCGCGGTGCCGCGCCGCAACCTCGTCCCCAAGCCCGCCGAGCTGTCGTTCGAGGAGGCGGCCTGCCTGCCCACGGCCTGGCTCACCGCCTACCGGATGCTGTTCGACAAGGCGGGCCTCGAGCCGGGCGGCAGCGTGCTGGTGCAGGGCGCGGGCGGCGGCGTCGCCTCGGCGGCGATCGCGCTGGCGTCCGCCGCCGGGCTCCGCGTCTACGCGACCAGCCGCAGCGAGGACAAGCGCCGCCGCGCCGAGGAACTCGGTGCGGACGCGGCGCTGGAGTCGGGCGCGCGGCCGCCCGAGCGGGTCGACGCGGTGATCGAGACGGTCGGGCAGGCGACCTGGTCGCACTCGCTGAAGTCGCTGCGGACCGGCGGACGGGTCGTGGTGTCGGGCGCGACCAGCGGGCAGGTGGCCCCGGCGGAGCTGAACCGGGTGTTCTTCATGCAGCTCCAGGTGATCGGCTCGATGATGGGCACCCGCGACCAGCTCGAGCGCCTCGCCCGGTTCCTGGTCAAGACGGGCGTGCGGCCGTCCATCGACCGGGTGCTGCCGCTGCGCGACGCCCGCGCCGGCTTCGCCGCGATGGCCGGGGGCGACCTCTTCGGCAAGATCGTCTTCACGCCGTGA
- a CDS encoding DUF6104 family protein has product MYFTDRGIEELTERRGGEEVSLAWLAERLREFVDLNPEFETPVERLATWLARLDDEDDD; this is encoded by the coding sequence ATGTACTTCACCGATCGCGGCATCGAGGAGCTGACGGAGCGGCGCGGCGGGGAGGAGGTCAGCCTCGCCTGGCTGGCCGAGCGCCTCCGCGAGTTCGTCGACCTCAACCCCGAGTTCGAGACCCCGGTCGAGCGCCTCGCGACCTGGCTCGCCCGCCTCGACGACGAGGACGACGACTAA
- a CDS encoding glutathione S-transferase family protein: protein MSVQEVEGGRFVRQPNRFTDRITADGSSGFPAESGRYRLFVSYACPWAHRTLIVRRLLGLEDAIAVNVVDPIRDERGWRFPERDPVTNAEFLSELYLATDPSFVGRYTVPCIWDVRTERLVTNDFPNITTTFETEFAALHAPGAPDLYPEALRPEIDELNDLVYRTVNNGVYKAGFATSQDAYGEAFDALFDTLDRLEGRLADRRYLFGDDVTEADVRLYPTLARFDAVYYSHFKCNLRRLTDYPNLWAYARDLYSIPAFGETTNFDHIKRHYYVTHPNINPSGIVPKGPAIDWT from the coding sequence ATGTCCGTGCAGGAGGTCGAGGGGGGCCGGTTCGTCCGGCAGCCGAACCGCTTCACCGACCGGATCACCGCCGACGGTTCGTCCGGCTTCCCCGCCGAATCCGGCCGCTACCGGCTGTTCGTCTCGTACGCGTGCCCGTGGGCCCACCGCACGCTGATCGTCCGCCGTCTCCTCGGCCTCGAGGACGCCATCGCCGTCAACGTCGTCGACCCCATCCGCGACGAGCGCGGCTGGCGGTTCCCCGAGCGCGACCCGGTCACGAACGCCGAGTTCCTGTCCGAGCTCTACCTGGCGACCGACCCGTCCTTCGTGGGCCGCTACACGGTGCCCTGCATCTGGGACGTCCGGACGGAACGCCTCGTCACCAACGACTTCCCGAACATCACCACGACGTTCGAGACCGAGTTCGCCGCGCTCCACGCCCCCGGCGCCCCCGACCTGTACCCCGAGGCGCTCCGGCCCGAGATCGACGAGCTGAACGACCTCGTCTACCGGACCGTCAACAACGGCGTCTACAAGGCGGGCTTCGCCACCTCGCAGGACGCCTACGGCGAGGCGTTCGACGCGCTGTTCGACACCCTGGACCGCCTCGAAGGACGCCTCGCCGACCGCCGCTACCTCTTCGGCGACGACGTCACCGAGGCCGACGTCCGGCTCTATCCCACCCTCGCGCGCTTCGACGCCGTCTACTACTCGCACTTCAAGTGCAACCTCCGCCGCCTCACCGACTACCCGAACCTCTGGGCCTACGCGCGGGACCTGTACTCGATCCCCGCGTTCGGCGAGACGACGAACTTCGACCACATCAAGCGCCACTATTACGTGACGCACCCCAACATCAACCCGTCCGGCATCGTCCCGAAGGGCCCGGCCATCGACTGGACGTGA
- a CDS encoding DUF4097 family beta strand repeat-containing protein has protein sequence MSRWTIDEPTTLDFDGVVALRATLIAGSVSVLASDERPSITIGAVEGPPLLVTHEAGMLTVSHEKLWEGVLTWLRTQKARAEITVTVPHDCPVSLNLVSADAIVTGMTVRTSIKSASGDVTLDGVAGAIDANTVSGAIEAQGLDGTVSFTSVSGDLALAGASIERLGARTVSGRVAADVALPGQCRIDVNSVSGEVALRIPESAGAHVSLNSAAGSIDTSFPELHHQGRTVSRSVTGKIGDGSGHLTVNTVSGAVTLLGRADDDAPGIDAPGMEK, from the coding sequence ATGTCGCGCTGGACGATCGACGAACCGACCACCCTCGACTTCGACGGGGTGGTGGCGCTGCGGGCGACGCTGATCGCGGGGAGCGTGTCGGTGCTGGCCTCGGACGAGCGGCCGTCGATCACGATCGGTGCGGTCGAGGGGCCGCCGCTGCTGGTGACGCACGAGGCCGGGATGCTGACGGTCAGCCACGAGAAGCTGTGGGAGGGCGTCCTGACCTGGCTGCGCACGCAGAAGGCGCGGGCTGAGATCACCGTGACGGTGCCGCACGACTGCCCGGTGAGCCTCAACCTCGTGTCGGCCGACGCGATCGTGACGGGGATGACGGTCCGGACGTCCATCAAGAGCGCGTCCGGCGACGTGACGCTCGACGGGGTGGCGGGGGCGATCGACGCCAACACCGTCTCGGGCGCGATCGAGGCGCAGGGACTGGACGGCACGGTCTCGTTCACCTCCGTGTCCGGGGACCTCGCGCTGGCCGGCGCGTCGATCGAGCGGCTCGGGGCCCGGACGGTCAGCGGGCGCGTCGCGGCGGACGTGGCGCTGCCCGGTCAGTGCCGGATCGACGTGAACAGCGTGTCCGGGGAGGTGGCGCTGCGGATCCCGGAGTCCGCGGGGGCGCACGTCTCGCTGAACTCGGCCGCCGGGAGCATCGACACGTCTTTCCCGGAGCTGCACCATCAGGGCCGGACGGTCTCGCGCAGCGTCACCGGCAAGATCGGCGACGGGTCCGGGCACCTCACGGTCAACACCGTGTCCGGTGCCGTCACGCTCCTCGGGCGGGCCGATGACGACGCGCCGGGCATCGACGCCCCCGGAATGGAGAAGTGA
- a CDS encoding PadR family transcriptional regulator, producing the protein MSPVFGHGRLRLYLLKLLQESPRHGYEMIRLLQDRFLGVYSPSPGTIYPRLARLESEGLVTHEVIKGKKVYSLTDKGREELEQRMDELADLEEEISASAQEFARGVQEDVRQTVRTLREELSQAAKTMRDQGRTASQDAWRDTSERQKDAWRDTTERQKDAWRETTERQKDEWRRQKDFWRDQTQAWRQTWEDAWRTATGSKEDTARLKLERHLQGFVEDVREATGDGPLGERDLDAVRTLLDETRERLRKIFEDGAGRP; encoded by the coding sequence TTGAGCCCCGTATTCGGCCACGGCCGCCTGCGTCTCTACCTGCTGAAACTGCTGCAGGAGAGCCCGCGGCACGGCTACGAGATGATCCGGCTGCTGCAGGACCGTTTCCTCGGCGTCTACTCCCCCTCGCCCGGCACGATCTACCCGCGGCTGGCCCGGCTGGAGTCGGAGGGCCTGGTCACCCACGAGGTGATCAAGGGCAAGAAGGTGTACTCGCTCACCGACAAGGGCCGCGAGGAACTGGAGCAGCGGATGGACGAGCTCGCCGACCTGGAGGAGGAGATCTCCGCGTCGGCCCAGGAGTTCGCGCGCGGGGTGCAGGAGGACGTGCGGCAGACCGTCCGGACGCTGCGCGAGGAGCTCAGCCAGGCCGCGAAGACGATGCGCGACCAGGGCCGCACGGCGTCGCAGGACGCGTGGCGCGACACGTCCGAGCGGCAGAAGGACGCCTGGCGGGACACGACCGAACGGCAGAAGGACGCCTGGCGCGAGACCACCGAACGGCAGAAGGACGAGTGGCGGCGGCAGAAGGACTTCTGGCGCGACCAGACGCAGGCGTGGCGGCAGACCTGGGAGGACGCCTGGCGGACGGCGACCGGTTCCAAGGAGGACACCGCCCGCCTCAAGCTGGAGCGGCACCTGCAGGGGTTCGTGGAGGACGTCCGCGAGGCGACCGGGGACGGACCGCTCGGCGAGCGCGATCTGGACGCCGTCCGCACCCTGCTGGACGAGACGCGCGAGCGGCTCCGGAAGATCTTCGAGGACGGCGCGGGGAGGCCGTGA
- a CDS encoding dihydrodipicolinate reductase yields the protein MSPTDHEARPHRVVQWASGTLGRSVIRGVLDRPDMELAGVWVHSPDKDGADAGTLAGRPPTGVRATRDPAEILALDADCVVYAPGRPPLEDTDTVCALLASGKNVVCTNGLVYPQAHGPHLVADLEQACKKGGTSLYGTGFNGGFMADVLPLVLARLVRRITHVYSRECSDLSRHPSWGLVHDRLGFGRDEEAFLRSLRPARTAMRALYSECLHLVATGLGADLDEIDVDVDYRLAGTDLDIAAGRIPRGTVAAARWTFSGLTGARPAITAEVIYKADAARVPEWGDPGHSVRVDGRPSLALTTDDAWVSDEVSAAAAHALNAIPTVCAAAPGVRTYLDLPAFSGRMQA from the coding sequence ATGAGCCCTACCGACCACGAGGCCCGCCCCCATCGCGTCGTGCAGTGGGCCAGCGGAACGCTCGGCCGCAGCGTCATCCGCGGCGTCCTCGACCGTCCCGACATGGAACTGGCCGGCGTCTGGGTGCACAGCCCGGACAAGGACGGCGCCGACGCCGGCACCCTCGCCGGACGCCCGCCCACCGGCGTCCGCGCCACCCGCGACCCGGCCGAGATCCTCGCCCTGGACGCCGACTGCGTCGTGTACGCGCCCGGACGCCCGCCGCTCGAGGACACCGACACCGTCTGCGCCCTCCTCGCCTCGGGCAAGAACGTCGTCTGCACCAACGGGCTCGTCTACCCGCAGGCCCACGGCCCCCACCTCGTCGCCGACCTCGAGCAGGCGTGCAAGAAGGGCGGCACGTCCCTGTACGGCACCGGCTTCAACGGCGGCTTCATGGCGGACGTCCTCCCCCTCGTGCTCGCGCGGCTGGTCCGCCGCATCACCCACGTGTACTCCCGCGAGTGCTCGGACCTCTCCCGGCACCCGTCCTGGGGGCTCGTCCACGACCGGCTGGGCTTCGGCCGCGACGAGGAGGCCTTCCTGCGCTCCCTGCGCCCGGCCCGCACCGCGATGCGCGCCCTCTACTCCGAATGCCTCCACCTGGTCGCGACCGGGCTCGGCGCCGACCTCGACGAGATCGACGTGGACGTCGACTACCGGCTCGCCGGAACCGACCTGGACATCGCCGCCGGCCGCATCCCGCGCGGCACCGTCGCGGCCGCCCGCTGGACCTTCAGCGGCCTCACCGGCGCGCGTCCGGCGATCACCGCCGAGGTCATCTACAAGGCCGACGCCGCGCGCGTCCCCGAATGGGGCGACCCCGGCCACTCCGTCCGCGTGGACGGCCGCCCCTCCCTCGCCCTCACCACCGACGACGCCTGGGTGTCCGACGAGGTGTCGGCCGCCGCCGCGCACGCGCTCAACGCGATCCCCACCGTGTGCGCCGCCGCCCCCGGCGTCCGCACGTACCTGGACCTGCCGGCGTTCTCCGGCCGGATGCAGGCTTAG
- a CDS encoding amino acid ABC transporter ATP-binding protein has protein sequence MVRAEQVHKSFGRTEVLKGIDLEVKPGEVMCVVGPSGSGKSTFLRCINHLEKINAGRLYVNGHLVGYREKGGKLYELRDKEVAAQRRDIGMVFQRFNLFPHMTALENVMEAPVRVKRRPKAEARERATALLNRVGLGDKAGSYPAQLSGGQQQRVAIARALAMEPALMLFDEPTSALDPELVGEVLEVMKQLALDGMTMIVVTHEMGFAREVGDSLVFMDEGVVVEKGVPREVLAEPKHPRTRDFLSKVL, from the coding sequence ATGGTGCGCGCCGAGCAGGTGCACAAGTCGTTCGGCCGCACGGAGGTCCTCAAGGGGATCGACCTGGAGGTCAAGCCCGGCGAGGTCATGTGCGTCGTCGGCCCGTCCGGGTCCGGCAAGTCCACGTTCCTGCGCTGCATCAACCACCTGGAGAAGATCAACGCGGGCCGCCTGTACGTGAACGGGCACCTGGTCGGCTACCGGGAGAAGGGCGGCAAGCTGTACGAGCTGCGCGACAAGGAGGTCGCCGCGCAGCGCCGCGACATCGGCATGGTGTTCCAGCGGTTCAACCTGTTCCCGCACATGACGGCGCTCGAGAACGTCATGGAGGCGCCCGTCCGGGTGAAGCGGCGGCCCAAGGCGGAGGCCCGCGAGCGGGCCACCGCGCTGCTGAACCGGGTCGGGCTGGGCGACAAGGCGGGCAGCTACCCGGCGCAGCTGTCCGGCGGGCAGCAGCAGCGCGTCGCGATCGCGCGGGCGCTGGCCATGGAGCCCGCGCTGATGCTGTTCGACGAGCCCACCTCGGCGCTGGACCCCGAGCTGGTCGGCGAGGTCCTCGAGGTGATGAAGCAGCTCGCCCTGGACGGCATGACGATGATCGTCGTCACCCACGAGATGGGGTTCGCCCGCGAGGTCGGCGACTCGCTCGTCTTCATGGACGAGGGCGTCGTCGTCGAGAAGGGCGTGCCCCGCGAGGTGCTGGCCGAGCCCAAGCACCCGCGCACCCGGGACTTCCTGTCCAAGGTGCTCTGA
- a CDS encoding multifunctional oxoglutarate decarboxylase/oxoglutarate dehydrogenase thiamine pyrophosphate-binding subunit/dihydrolipoyllysine-residue succinyltransferase subunit — protein sequence MSTESSQPSADPKMTDFGANEWLVDELYQKYLEDPNSVDEAWWNFFTDYQPDTRPSGTSTGPSQGAEAPKGANGTAAPPTPKQQPSAKPAKAEKKQPAPPPVPEGAEEVRLRGVAARTATNMEASLGVPTATSVRAVPAKLLIDNRIVINNHLKRGRGGKVSFTHLIGYAIVKALVAMPEMNAAFTEVDGKPVLVRPEHVNFGLAIDLQKPDGTRQLVVPSIKAAETLDFRQFWAAYEEIVRKARGNKLTLDDFQGTTISLTNPGTIGTVHSVPRLMPGQGTIIGVGAMEYPAEFAGASGETLSRMGISKIMTLTSTYDHRIIQGAQSGDFLRRIHELLLGEDGFWDEIFEALRIPYEPVRWVKDISATHEDDVAKVARVHELIHAYRVRGHLMADTDPLEYKQRRHPDLDILKHGLTLWDLEREFATGGFGGKPTMQLRDILGVLRMAYCRTVGIEYMHIQDPEERAWIQERVEVPHDKPSREEQLHVLRRLNNAEAFETFLQTKFVGQKRFSLEGGESVIPLLDSVISAAAKDSLDEVVIGMAHRGRLNVLANIVGKSYGQIFGEFEGNLDPRSAQGSGDVKYHLGASGDFVAGDGSRIHTELVANPSHLETVDPVLEGVVRAKQDLLDVGEAGFSVLPVLVHGDAAFAGQGVVAETLNLSQLRGYRTGGTVHVIINNQVGFTTAPEYSRSSVYSTDVARMIQAPIFHVNGDDPEACARVARLAFEYRQTFKKDVVIDMVCYRRRGHNEGENPSFTQPLMYDLIDAKRSVRKLYTEALIGRGDITVEEAEQALRDYQEQLERAFTETREAVKKPLEPGSVVKPDVEESIPIDHGGTAISAETVKRIIETQVTLPDGFTVHPRLQPILQRRVQSIDDDAFDWATGELLAMGSLLIDGRPVRLVGQDTRRGTFGQRHAVLVDRKTGEEYTPLKQFDQGVSKFYVHDSLLSEYAAMGFEYGYSMTRPDALVAWEAQFGDFANGAQSIVDEYISSGEQKWGQHSSVVLLLPHGYEGQGPDHSSARIERYLQLCAQDNMTVVYPTTPANYFHLLRWQVLSGRGKPLVVFTPKYLLRLKAAMSKVADITEGAFQPVIPESDPAIEAKNVRRVLLTTGKIYYDTVKARDAAGATDTAIVRVERLYPPPVDEIKAELEKYPSGAEVVWVQDEPANMGAWPFMALKLPHHIKGLEMSRVSRPASSSPAVGSAKMHQAEQDALMARLFGEQK from the coding sequence GTGTCGACAGAGTCGTCGCAACCTAGTGCCGACCCGAAGATGACAGATTTCGGTGCCAACGAGTGGTTGGTCGACGAGCTGTACCAGAAGTACCTCGAAGACCCGAACTCGGTTGACGAAGCCTGGTGGAACTTCTTCACGGACTACCAGCCGGACACCCGGCCGTCCGGAACCTCCACCGGGCCGTCCCAGGGCGCCGAGGCCCCCAAGGGCGCGAACGGCACGGCGGCGCCGCCGACACCGAAGCAGCAGCCGTCCGCGAAGCCGGCCAAGGCCGAGAAGAAGCAGCCGGCGCCGCCGCCGGTGCCGGAGGGCGCCGAGGAGGTCAGGCTCCGCGGCGTCGCGGCCCGGACGGCCACCAACATGGAGGCCAGCCTGGGGGTGCCGACCGCGACGAGCGTGCGGGCGGTCCCGGCCAAGCTGCTGATCGACAACCGCATCGTCATCAACAACCACCTCAAGCGCGGGCGCGGCGGGAAGGTCTCGTTCACCCACCTGATCGGGTACGCGATCGTCAAGGCGCTCGTGGCGATGCCCGAGATGAACGCGGCGTTCACCGAGGTGGACGGCAAGCCGGTGCTGGTCCGGCCCGAGCACGTGAACTTCGGCCTGGCGATCGACCTGCAGAAGCCGGACGGGACGCGGCAGCTGGTCGTGCCCAGCATCAAGGCCGCCGAGACGCTGGACTTCCGCCAGTTCTGGGCCGCCTACGAGGAGATCGTCCGCAAGGCGCGCGGCAACAAGCTGACCCTGGACGACTTCCAGGGGACGACGATCAGCCTGACGAACCCGGGCACCATCGGAACGGTGCATTCGGTGCCGCGGCTGATGCCCGGCCAGGGAACGATCATCGGCGTGGGCGCGATGGAGTACCCGGCGGAGTTCGCGGGCGCGTCCGGCGAGACGCTGTCGCGCATGGGGATCAGCAAGATCATGACGCTGACCTCCACGTACGACCACCGGATCATCCAGGGCGCGCAGTCCGGCGACTTCCTGCGCCGGATCCACGAGCTGCTGCTCGGCGAGGACGGCTTCTGGGACGAGATCTTCGAGGCGCTGCGCATCCCGTACGAGCCGGTGCGCTGGGTCAAGGACATCTCGGCGACGCACGAGGACGACGTCGCCAAGGTCGCGCGCGTCCACGAGCTGATTCACGCCTACCGGGTCCGCGGCCACCTGATGGCCGACACCGACCCGCTGGAGTACAAGCAGCGCCGCCACCCCGACCTCGACATCCTCAAGCACGGGCTCACGCTGTGGGACCTGGAGCGCGAGTTCGCGACCGGCGGGTTCGGCGGCAAGCCGACGATGCAGCTGCGCGACATCCTCGGCGTGCTGCGGATGGCGTACTGCCGGACCGTCGGCATCGAGTACATGCACATCCAGGACCCCGAGGAGCGCGCCTGGATCCAGGAGCGCGTGGAGGTCCCGCACGACAAGCCGTCGCGCGAGGAGCAGCTGCACGTGCTGCGGCGGCTGAACAACGCCGAGGCGTTCGAGACGTTCCTGCAGACGAAGTTCGTCGGGCAGAAGCGGTTCTCGCTCGAGGGCGGCGAGTCGGTCATCCCGCTGCTGGACTCGGTGATCTCGGCCGCGGCGAAGGACAGCCTGGACGAGGTCGTCATCGGCATGGCGCACCGCGGCCGGCTGAACGTGCTGGCGAACATCGTCGGGAAGTCCTACGGGCAGATCTTCGGCGAGTTCGAGGGCAACCTGGACCCGCGCAGCGCGCAGGGCTCCGGGGACGTGAAGTACCACCTGGGGGCGTCCGGGGACTTCGTCGCCGGCGACGGCTCCAGGATCCACACCGAGCTGGTCGCGAACCCGTCCCACCTGGAGACGGTCGACCCGGTGCTGGAGGGCGTCGTCCGCGCCAAGCAGGACCTGCTGGACGTCGGCGAGGCAGGCTTCAGCGTGCTGCCGGTCCTCGTGCACGGGGACGCGGCGTTCGCGGGCCAGGGCGTCGTCGCCGAGACGCTGAACCTGTCGCAGCTGCGCGGCTACCGCACCGGCGGCACCGTCCACGTGATCATCAACAACCAGGTCGGGTTCACCACGGCGCCCGAGTACTCGCGCTCCAGCGTGTACTCGACCGACGTGGCCCGGATGATCCAGGCGCCGATCTTCCACGTGAACGGGGACGACCCGGAGGCGTGCGCGCGGGTGGCGCGGCTGGCGTTCGAGTACCGGCAGACGTTCAAGAAGGACGTCGTCATCGACATGGTCTGCTACCGGCGGCGGGGCCACAACGAGGGCGAGAACCCCTCGTTCACCCAGCCGCTGATGTACGACCTGATCGACGCGAAGCGGTCGGTCCGCAAGCTGTACACCGAGGCGCTGATCGGGCGCGGCGACATCACGGTCGAGGAGGCCGAGCAGGCGCTCCGCGACTACCAGGAGCAGCTGGAGCGGGCGTTCACCGAGACCCGCGAGGCCGTGAAGAAGCCGCTCGAGCCGGGTTCGGTGGTCAAGCCGGACGTCGAGGAGAGCATCCCGATCGACCACGGCGGGACCGCGATCTCCGCGGAGACCGTCAAGCGGATCATCGAGACGCAGGTCACGCTGCCGGACGGCTTCACCGTGCATCCGCGGCTGCAGCCGATCCTGCAGCGGCGCGTCCAGTCGATCGACGACGACGCGTTCGACTGGGCGACCGGCGAGCTGCTCGCGATGGGCTCGCTGCTGATCGACGGGCGTCCGGTGCGGCTGGTCGGGCAGGACACGCGGCGCGGCACGTTCGGCCAGCGGCACGCCGTGCTGGTGGACCGCAAGACGGGCGAGGAGTACACCCCGCTCAAGCAGTTCGACCAGGGCGTGTCGAAGTTCTACGTGCACGACTCGCTGCTCAGCGAGTACGCGGCGATGGGCTTCGAGTACGGGTACTCGATGACCCGCCCGGACGCGCTGGTGGCGTGGGAGGCCCAGTTCGGCGACTTCGCGAACGGCGCCCAGAGCATCGTCGACGAGTACATCTCGTCCGGTGAGCAGAAGTGGGGCCAGCACTCCAGCGTCGTGCTGCTGCTGCCGCACGGCTACGAGGGCCAGGGGCCGGACCACTCGTCCGCGCGCATCGAGCGCTACCTGCAGCTGTGCGCGCAGGACAACATGACCGTCGTCTACCCGACGACCCCCGCGAACTACTTCCACCTGCTGCGCTGGCAGGTGCTGTCGGGGCGGGGCAAGCCGCTCGTCGTGTTCACGCCGAAGTATTTGCTGCGGCTGAAGGCGGCGATGTCGAAGGTCGCGGACATCACCGAGGGCGCGTTCCAGCCGGTCATCCCGGAGAGCGACCCGGCGATCGAGGCGAAGAACGTCCGGCGGGTGCTGCTGACCACCGGCAAGATCTACTACGACACGGTGAAGGCGCGGGACGCCGCCGGCGCCACCGACACCGCGATCGTGCGGGTCGAGCGGCTGTACCCGCCGCCGGTGGACGAGATCAAGGCGGAGCTCGAGAAGTACCCGTCCGGCGCCGAGGTCGTGTGGGTGCAGGACGAGCCGGCGAACATGGGCGCCTGGCCGTTCATGGCGCTGAAGCTGCCGCACCACATCAAGGGGCTGGAGATGTCGCGGGTGTCGCGCCCGGCGTCCTCGTCCCCGGCGGTCGGCTCCGCCAAGATGCACCAGGCGGAGCAGGACGCGCTGATGGCGCGCCTGTTCGGCGAGCAGAAGTAA